From one Struthio camelus isolate bStrCam1 chromosome 36, bStrCam1.hap1, whole genome shotgun sequence genomic stretch:
- the SKIC2 gene encoding superkiller complex protein 2 isoform X1, protein MELERIALPPRGPLELPLALLELGCAGRLELLTRPEGPGGPPLPLSTLPRGLPPFAPPLVAELERRFLGSPEWLPPHGHERAPRRWSRAPEPRALFVLEPTPPHGALRAERDPRSGALLGFAEALLDNPGLSAKNSLSLRRAPGPPAQALRGAATNYPFWPGGLDEPSLEQIRAHDSQEQDVDFEADLLTTPPGLKRGVDFQPQGARAPGPLSLSSLLGALDTFELGDEEAAGGAGPTGGAGPAGGPPRPQPPGGGPEEPPLRRADSLEELVLQEVLAAPPPPPAAPPEPPEEQWAEPVDISAPVDDFYKKIPDPAFTWPFEPDPFQKQAILCLERGQSVFVAAHTSAGKTVVAEYAIALARRHMTRTIYTSPIKALSNQKFRDFKATFGDVGLLTGDVQLQPDASCLIMTTEILRSMLYNGSDIIRDLEWVIFDEVHYINDAERGVVWEEVLIMLPDHVNLILLSATVPNTLEFAQWVGRIKRKRLRVISTRQRPVPLEHFLYTGNSPRTRDQFFLLLDARGTFCTQGYYAAVEAKKERTSKHAQSFGAKQPTFGGTGPGQDKGVWLALLGALRAREQLPVVAFTFSRSRCDEHAAALGSLDLTSSAEKSEVHVFFQKCVARLKGSDRQLPQVLHLAELLKRGIGVHHSGVLPILKEVVEMLFSKGLVKVLFATETFAMGVNMPARTVVFDSIRKHDGTNFRDLLPGEYVQMAGRAGRRGLDATGTVIILCKGPVPDMADLHRMMLGRPTRLESQFRLTYTMILNLLRVEALRVEDMMRRSFSEFHVRRDAPAHERRVAEPGGGFGAVWGRLGAVSGPDAPQAHERRVAELSRALEALGEVETSGPLADLPQYYRTVRELRQARALLQRRAVESVAGLKALAPGRVVVVNTPAHRNALGLILQVSSDGPNRTFTALVLCEKPPEEGGPPAPGSPPPDAPYPEDLLHTKLFVPEGPCGHALEKLLPGDIAAITARTLRLNPERVLADARRRPAPRSRKEEAGAEASAAAQELARLAGGAPGGLPCLEPAGALQLRDPEAVEAAARARDLAATLASFQCVRSPRFAQQFARLAARQELLEQVEQLRFLLSDQSLLLLPEYHQRVEVLRALGYVDGAGAVRLPGRVACEMSCQELLLTELVLGNVLTALRPEESAALLSCIACPGRGGPPPGPLPPALQQGMAQVRAVAERLGRLQRDCGLAQSVDDFVEQFGFGLVEVVYEWARGTPFAELARLTAAQEGVVVRCIQRLEETCRDVRKAAQLVGEPALRAKMEAASAMIKRDIVFAASLYTQ, encoded by the exons ATGGAGCTGGAGCGCAtcg cgctgcccccccgggggcccctggagctgccgctggccctgctggagctgggctgcgcCGGGCGCCTGGAGCTGCTCACGCGgcccgaggggccgggggggcccccgcTGCCCCTCTCCACG CTGCCCCGGGGGCTGCCCCCCTTCGCCCCCCCGCTGGTGGCGGAGCTGGAGCGGCGCTTCCTGGGCTCCCCCGAATGGCTGCCCCCCCACGGCCACGAGCGGGCCCCCAG ACGGTGGTCGCGGGCGCCGGAGCCGCGAGCCCTCTTCGTGCTGGAGCCGACCCCCCCGcacggggcgctgcgggccgagCGGGACCCCCGCAGCGGGGCGCTGCTGGGCTTCGCCGag gcgCTGCTGGACAACCCGGGGCTGTCGGCCAAGAACTCGCTGTcgctgcggcgggcgcccggaCCCCCCGCCCAGGCGCTGCGGGGCGCCGCCACCAACTACCCCTTCTGGCCAG gtggcCTGGATGAGCCCAGCCTGGAGCAGATCCGAGCTCACGACTCCCAGGAGCAGGACGTCGACTTCGAGGCcg ACCTGCTGACGACCCCCCCCGGGCTGAAGCGAGGCGTCGACTTCCAACCCCAAG GCgcccgggccccggggccgctgTCGCTCTCCAGCCTGCTGGGCGCCCTGGACACCTTCGAGCTGGGGGACGAGGAGGCCGCGGGGGGGGCTGGGCCcacggggggggccgggcccgcgggggggcccccccggccgcagccccccggggggggccccgAGGAGCCCCCCCTGCGCCGCGCCGACAgcctggaggagctggtgctgcag GAGGTGCTggcagcccccccgccgccccccgccgcccccccggagccccccgaggAGCAGTGGGCCGAGCCGGTGGACATCAGCGCCCCCGTGGACGACTTCTACAAGAAGATCCCCGACCCCGCGTTCAcg tggcCCTTCGAGCCGGACCCCTTCCAGAAACAGGCCATCCTGTGCCTGGAGCGGGGCCAGTCCGTCTTCGTGGCCGCCCACACCTCGGCCGGCAAGACCGTGGTGGCCGAGTACGCCATCGCCCTGGCCCGGCGCCACATGACCCG gaccatCTACACGTCGCCCATCAAGGCGCTCTCCAACCAGAAGTTTCGGGACTTCAAGGCGACGTTCGGGGACGTGGGGCTGCTGACGGGCGACGTGCAGCTGCAGCCTGACGCCTCCTGCCTCATCATGACCACCGAGATCCTGCG GTCCATGCTCTACAACGGCTCCGACATCATCCGCGACCTGGAGTGGGTGATTTTCGACGAGGTTCATTACATCAACGACGCCGAG CGCGGCGTGGTGTGGGAGGAGGTGCTCATCATGCTGCCTGACCACGTCAACCTCATCCTGCTCAGCGCCACCGTCCCCAACACCCTCGAGTTCGCCCAGTGGGTCGG GCGGATCAAGCGGAAGCGGCTGCGGGTCATCAGCACCCGGCAGCGCCCGGTGCCGCTGGAGCATTTCCTCTACACCGGCAACAGCCCCCGCACCCGCGACCAGTTCTTCCTCCTGCTCGACGCCCGCGGCACCTTCTGCACCCAGGG gtactACGCGGCGGTGGAGGCCAAGAAGGAGCGGACGAGCAAGCACGCGCAGAGCTTCGGGGCCAAGCAGCCCACCTTCGGGGGCACCGGcccggggcag GACAAGGGCGTGTGGCTGGCGCTGCTGGGCGCCCTGCGGGCCCGCGAGCAGCTGCCCGTGGTGGCCTTCACCTTCTCGCGGAGCCGCTGCGACGAGCACGCGGCCGCCCTGGGCTCCCTCGACCTCACCTCCAGCGCCGAGAAGAGCGAGGTGCACGTCTTCTTCCAGAAGTGCGTCGCCCGCCTCAAGGGCTCCGACCGGCAGCTGCCCCAG gTGCTGCACCTGGCGGAGCTGCTCAAGCGGGGCATCGGGGTGCACCACAGCGGGGTGCTGCCCATCCTCAAGGAGGTGGTGGAGATGCTCTTCAGCAAGGGGCTGGTCAAG GTGCTCTTTGCCACCGAGACCTTCGCCATGGGGGTGAACATGCCGGCCCGCACCGTCGTCTTCGACTCCATCCGCAAACACGACGGCACCAACTTCCGCGACCTGCTGCCTG GTGAGTACGTGCAGATGGCTGGCCGCGCGGGGCGCCGAGGCCTCGACGCCACGGGCACCGTCATCATCCTCTGCAAGGGGCCCGTGCCTGACATGGCCGACCTGCACCGCATGATGCTG ggcCGCCCCACGCGGCTGGAGTCCCAGTTCCGCCTCACCTACACCATGATCCTCAACCTGCTGCGGGTCGAGGCGCTGCGGGTCGAGGACATGATGCGCCGCAGCTTCTCCGAGTTCCACGTGCGCCGTGACGCCCCG GCCCACGAGCGGCGGGTggcggagccgggcgggggttttggggcggtttgggggcgtTTGGGGGCCGTTTCAGGCCCCGATGCCCCCCAGGCCCACGAGCGGCGGGTGGCGGAGCTGAGCCGGGCGCTGGAGGCGCTGGGCGAGGTGGAGACCTCGGGGCCGCTGGCCGACCTGCCCCAGTACTACAGGACCGTGCGGGAGCTGCGCCAGGCCCGCGCCCTGCTCCAG cggcgggcggtgGAGTCGGTGGCCGGGCTCAAGGCGCTGGCGCCGggacgggtggtggtggtgaacaCGCCGGCGCACCGCAACGCCCTGGGGCTCATCCTGCAG gTCTCCTCGGATGGGCCCAACCGGACCTTCACGGCGCTGGTGCTCTGCGAGAAGCCCCCCGAGGagggggggccgccggccccgggcagcccccccccggacgcccccTACCCTGAAGACCTGCTGCACACCAAGCTCTTCGTGCCCGAGg GTCCGTGCGGCCACgcgctggagaagctgctgccgGGCGACATCGCGGCCATCACGGCCCGGACGCTGCGGCTGAACCCCGAGCGGGTGCTGGCggacgcgcggcggcggccggccccccGCTCCAG gaaggaggaggccggggcggaggcgagcgcggcggcgcaggagctggcccggctggcggggggggcgccgggggggctgcCCTGCCTGGAGCCCGCCGGCGCCCTGCAGCTGCGCGACCCCGAGGCGGTGGAggcggcggcccgggcccgcGACCTGGCGGCCACCCTGGCCTCCTTCCAGTGCGTGCGCAGCCCCCGCTTCGCCCAGCAG TTCGCCCGGCTGGCGGCccggcaggagctgctggagcaggtggAGCAGCTCCGCTTCCTGCTCTCGGACcagtcgctgctgctgctgcccgagTACCACCAGCGCGTGGAG GTGCTGCGGGCGCTGGGCTACGTggacggggccggggcggtgcggcTGCCGGGCCGGGTGGCCTGCGAGatgagctgccaggagctgctgctgacgGAGCTGGTGCTGGGCAACGTGCTGACGGCGCTGCGGCCCGAGGAGAGcgccgccctgctctcctgcatcgcctgcccgggccgcggcgggccccccccggggccgctgccccccgccctgcAGCAG GGCATGGCGCAGGTGCGGGCGGTGGCCGAGCGCCTGGGGCGGCTGCAGCGCGACTGCGGCCTGGCGCAGAGCGTCGACGACTTCGTGGAGCAGTTCGGCTTCGGGCTGGTCGAGGTCGTCTACGAGTGGGCGCGCGGCACG
- the SKIC2 gene encoding superkiller complex protein 2 isoform X2, which produces MELERIALPPRGPLELPLALLELGCAGRLELLTRPEGPGGPPLPLSTLPRGLPPFAPPLVAELERRFLGSPEWLPPHGHERAPRRWSRAPEPRALFVLEPTPPHGALRAERDPRSGALLGFAEALLDNPGLSAKNSLSLRRAPGPPAQALRGAATNYPFWPGGLDEPSLEQIRAHDSQEQDVDFEADLLTTPPGLKRGVDFQPQGARAPGPLSLSSLLGALDTFELGDEEAAGGAGPTGGAGPAGGPPRPQPPGGGPEEPPLRRADSLEELVLQEVLAAPPPPPAAPPEPPEEQWAEPVDISAPVDDFYKKIPDPAFTWPFEPDPFQKQAILCLERGQSVFVAAHTSAGKTVVAEYAIALARRHMTRTIYTSPIKALSNQKFRDFKATFGDVGLLTGDVQLQPDASCLIMTTEILRSMLYNGSDIIRDLEWVIFDEVHYINDAERGVVWEEVLIMLPDHVNLILLSATVPNTLEFAQWVGRIKRKRLRVISTRQRPVPLEHFLYTGNSPRTRDQFFLLLDARGTFCTQGYYAAVEAKKERTSKHAQSFGAKQPTFGGTGPGQDKGVWLALLGALRAREQLPVVAFTFSRSRCDEHAAALGSLDLTSSAEKSEVHVFFQKCVARLKGSDRQLPQVLHLAELLKRGIGVHHSGVLPILKEVVEMLFSKGLVKVLFATETFAMGVNMPARTVVFDSIRKHDGTNFRDLLPGEYVQMAGRAGRRGLDATGTVIILCKGPVPDMADLHRMMLGRPTRLESQFRLTYTMILNLLRVEALRVEDMMRRSFSEFHVRRDAPAHERRVAEPGGGFGAVWGRLGAVSGPDAPQAHERRVAELSRALEALGEVETSGPLADLPQYYRTVRELRQARALLQRRAVESVAGLKALAPGRVVVVNTPAHRNALGLILQVSSDGPNRTFTALVLCEKPPEEGGPPAPGSPPPDAPYPEDLLHTKLFVPEGPCGHALEKLLPGDIAAITARTLRLNPERVLADARRRPAPRSRKEEAGAEASAAAQELARLAGGAPGGLPCLEPAGALQLRDPEAVEAAARARDLAATLASFQCVRSPRFAQQFARLAARQELLEQVEQLRFLLSDQSLLLLPEYHQRVEVLRALGYVDGAGAVRLPGRVACEMSCQELLLTELVLGNVLTALRPEESAALLSCIACPGRGGPPPGPLPPALQQSVDDFVEQFGFGLVEVVYEWARGTPFAELARLTAAQEGVVVRCIQRLEETCRDVRKAAQLVGEPALRAKMEAASAMIKRDIVFAASLYTQ; this is translated from the exons ATGGAGCTGGAGCGCAtcg cgctgcccccccgggggcccctggagctgccgctggccctgctggagctgggctgcgcCGGGCGCCTGGAGCTGCTCACGCGgcccgaggggccgggggggcccccgcTGCCCCTCTCCACG CTGCCCCGGGGGCTGCCCCCCTTCGCCCCCCCGCTGGTGGCGGAGCTGGAGCGGCGCTTCCTGGGCTCCCCCGAATGGCTGCCCCCCCACGGCCACGAGCGGGCCCCCAG ACGGTGGTCGCGGGCGCCGGAGCCGCGAGCCCTCTTCGTGCTGGAGCCGACCCCCCCGcacggggcgctgcgggccgagCGGGACCCCCGCAGCGGGGCGCTGCTGGGCTTCGCCGag gcgCTGCTGGACAACCCGGGGCTGTCGGCCAAGAACTCGCTGTcgctgcggcgggcgcccggaCCCCCCGCCCAGGCGCTGCGGGGCGCCGCCACCAACTACCCCTTCTGGCCAG gtggcCTGGATGAGCCCAGCCTGGAGCAGATCCGAGCTCACGACTCCCAGGAGCAGGACGTCGACTTCGAGGCcg ACCTGCTGACGACCCCCCCCGGGCTGAAGCGAGGCGTCGACTTCCAACCCCAAG GCgcccgggccccggggccgctgTCGCTCTCCAGCCTGCTGGGCGCCCTGGACACCTTCGAGCTGGGGGACGAGGAGGCCGCGGGGGGGGCTGGGCCcacggggggggccgggcccgcgggggggcccccccggccgcagccccccggggggggccccgAGGAGCCCCCCCTGCGCCGCGCCGACAgcctggaggagctggtgctgcag GAGGTGCTggcagcccccccgccgccccccgccgcccccccggagccccccgaggAGCAGTGGGCCGAGCCGGTGGACATCAGCGCCCCCGTGGACGACTTCTACAAGAAGATCCCCGACCCCGCGTTCAcg tggcCCTTCGAGCCGGACCCCTTCCAGAAACAGGCCATCCTGTGCCTGGAGCGGGGCCAGTCCGTCTTCGTGGCCGCCCACACCTCGGCCGGCAAGACCGTGGTGGCCGAGTACGCCATCGCCCTGGCCCGGCGCCACATGACCCG gaccatCTACACGTCGCCCATCAAGGCGCTCTCCAACCAGAAGTTTCGGGACTTCAAGGCGACGTTCGGGGACGTGGGGCTGCTGACGGGCGACGTGCAGCTGCAGCCTGACGCCTCCTGCCTCATCATGACCACCGAGATCCTGCG GTCCATGCTCTACAACGGCTCCGACATCATCCGCGACCTGGAGTGGGTGATTTTCGACGAGGTTCATTACATCAACGACGCCGAG CGCGGCGTGGTGTGGGAGGAGGTGCTCATCATGCTGCCTGACCACGTCAACCTCATCCTGCTCAGCGCCACCGTCCCCAACACCCTCGAGTTCGCCCAGTGGGTCGG GCGGATCAAGCGGAAGCGGCTGCGGGTCATCAGCACCCGGCAGCGCCCGGTGCCGCTGGAGCATTTCCTCTACACCGGCAACAGCCCCCGCACCCGCGACCAGTTCTTCCTCCTGCTCGACGCCCGCGGCACCTTCTGCACCCAGGG gtactACGCGGCGGTGGAGGCCAAGAAGGAGCGGACGAGCAAGCACGCGCAGAGCTTCGGGGCCAAGCAGCCCACCTTCGGGGGCACCGGcccggggcag GACAAGGGCGTGTGGCTGGCGCTGCTGGGCGCCCTGCGGGCCCGCGAGCAGCTGCCCGTGGTGGCCTTCACCTTCTCGCGGAGCCGCTGCGACGAGCACGCGGCCGCCCTGGGCTCCCTCGACCTCACCTCCAGCGCCGAGAAGAGCGAGGTGCACGTCTTCTTCCAGAAGTGCGTCGCCCGCCTCAAGGGCTCCGACCGGCAGCTGCCCCAG gTGCTGCACCTGGCGGAGCTGCTCAAGCGGGGCATCGGGGTGCACCACAGCGGGGTGCTGCCCATCCTCAAGGAGGTGGTGGAGATGCTCTTCAGCAAGGGGCTGGTCAAG GTGCTCTTTGCCACCGAGACCTTCGCCATGGGGGTGAACATGCCGGCCCGCACCGTCGTCTTCGACTCCATCCGCAAACACGACGGCACCAACTTCCGCGACCTGCTGCCTG GTGAGTACGTGCAGATGGCTGGCCGCGCGGGGCGCCGAGGCCTCGACGCCACGGGCACCGTCATCATCCTCTGCAAGGGGCCCGTGCCTGACATGGCCGACCTGCACCGCATGATGCTG ggcCGCCCCACGCGGCTGGAGTCCCAGTTCCGCCTCACCTACACCATGATCCTCAACCTGCTGCGGGTCGAGGCGCTGCGGGTCGAGGACATGATGCGCCGCAGCTTCTCCGAGTTCCACGTGCGCCGTGACGCCCCG GCCCACGAGCGGCGGGTggcggagccgggcgggggttttggggcggtttgggggcgtTTGGGGGCCGTTTCAGGCCCCGATGCCCCCCAGGCCCACGAGCGGCGGGTGGCGGAGCTGAGCCGGGCGCTGGAGGCGCTGGGCGAGGTGGAGACCTCGGGGCCGCTGGCCGACCTGCCCCAGTACTACAGGACCGTGCGGGAGCTGCGCCAGGCCCGCGCCCTGCTCCAG cggcgggcggtgGAGTCGGTGGCCGGGCTCAAGGCGCTGGCGCCGggacgggtggtggtggtgaacaCGCCGGCGCACCGCAACGCCCTGGGGCTCATCCTGCAG gTCTCCTCGGATGGGCCCAACCGGACCTTCACGGCGCTGGTGCTCTGCGAGAAGCCCCCCGAGGagggggggccgccggccccgggcagcccccccccggacgcccccTACCCTGAAGACCTGCTGCACACCAAGCTCTTCGTGCCCGAGg GTCCGTGCGGCCACgcgctggagaagctgctgccgGGCGACATCGCGGCCATCACGGCCCGGACGCTGCGGCTGAACCCCGAGCGGGTGCTGGCggacgcgcggcggcggccggccccccGCTCCAG gaaggaggaggccggggcggaggcgagcgcggcggcgcaggagctggcccggctggcggggggggcgccgggggggctgcCCTGCCTGGAGCCCGCCGGCGCCCTGCAGCTGCGCGACCCCGAGGCGGTGGAggcggcggcccgggcccgcGACCTGGCGGCCACCCTGGCCTCCTTCCAGTGCGTGCGCAGCCCCCGCTTCGCCCAGCAG TTCGCCCGGCTGGCGGCccggcaggagctgctggagcaggtggAGCAGCTCCGCTTCCTGCTCTCGGACcagtcgctgctgctgctgcccgagTACCACCAGCGCGTGGAG GTGCTGCGGGCGCTGGGCTACGTggacggggccggggcggtgcggcTGCCGGGCCGGGTGGCCTGCGAGatgagctgccaggagctgctgctgacgGAGCTGGTGCTGGGCAACGTGCTGACGGCGCTGCGGCCCGAGGAGAGcgccgccctgctctcctgcatcgcctgcccgggccgcggcgggccccccccggggccgctgccccccgccctgcAGCAG AGCGTCGACGACTTCGTGGAGCAGTTCGGCTTCGGGCTGGTCGAGGTCGTCTACGAGTGGGCGCGCGGCACG
- the SKIC2 gene encoding superkiller complex protein 2 isoform X3, whose product MELERIALPPRGPLELPLALLELGCAGRLELLTRPEGPGGPPLPLSTLPRGLPPFAPPLVAELERRFLGSPEWLPPHGHERAPRRWSRAPEPRALFVLEPTPPHGALRAERDPRSGALLGFAEALLDNPGLSAKNSLSLRRAPGPPAQALRGAATNYPFWPGGLDEPSLEQIRAHDSQEQDVDFEADLLTTPPGLKRGVDFQPQGARAPGPLSLSSLLGALDTFELGDEEAAGGAGPTGGAGPAGGPPRPQPPGGGPEEPPLRRADSLEELVLQEVLAAPPPPPAAPPEPPEEQWAEPVDISAPVDDFYKKIPDPAFTWPFEPDPFQKQAILCLERGQSVFVAAHTSAGKTVVAEYAIALARRHMTRTIYTSPIKALSNQKFRDFKATFGDVGLLTGDVQLQPDASCLIMTTEILRSMLYNGSDIIRDLEWVIFDEVHYINDAERGVVWEEVLIMLPDHVNLILLSATVPNTLEFAQWVGRIKRKRLRVISTRQRPVPLEHFLYTGNSPRTRDQFFLLLDARGTFCTQGYYAAVEAKKERTSKHAQSFGAKQPTFGGTGPGQDKGVWLALLGALRAREQLPVVAFTFSRSRCDEHAAALGSLDLTSSAEKSEVHVFFQKCVARLKGSDRQLPQVLHLAELLKRGIGVHHSGVLPILKEVVEMLFSKGLVKVLFATETFAMGVNMPARTVVFDSIRKHDGTNFRDLLPGEYVQMAGRAGRRGLDATGTVIILCKGPVPDMADLHRMMLGRPTRLESQFRLTYTMILNLLRVEALRVEDMMRRSFSEFHVRRDAPAHERRVAELSRALEALGEVETSGPLADLPQYYRTVRELRQARALLQRRAVESVAGLKALAPGRVVVVNTPAHRNALGLILQVSSDGPNRTFTALVLCEKPPEEGGPPAPGSPPPDAPYPEDLLHTKLFVPEGPCGHALEKLLPGDIAAITARTLRLNPERVLADARRRPAPRSRKEEAGAEASAAAQELARLAGGAPGGLPCLEPAGALQLRDPEAVEAAARARDLAATLASFQCVRSPRFAQQFARLAARQELLEQVEQLRFLLSDQSLLLLPEYHQRVEVLRALGYVDGAGAVRLPGRVACEMSCQELLLTELVLGNVLTALRPEESAALLSCIACPGRGGPPPGPLPPALQQGMAQVRAVAERLGRLQRDCGLAQSVDDFVEQFGFGLVEVVYEWARGTPFAELARLTAAQEGVVVRCIQRLEETCRDVRKAAQLVGEPALRAKMEAASAMIKRDIVFAASLYTQ is encoded by the exons ATGGAGCTGGAGCGCAtcg cgctgcccccccgggggcccctggagctgccgctggccctgctggagctgggctgcgcCGGGCGCCTGGAGCTGCTCACGCGgcccgaggggccgggggggcccccgcTGCCCCTCTCCACG CTGCCCCGGGGGCTGCCCCCCTTCGCCCCCCCGCTGGTGGCGGAGCTGGAGCGGCGCTTCCTGGGCTCCCCCGAATGGCTGCCCCCCCACGGCCACGAGCGGGCCCCCAG ACGGTGGTCGCGGGCGCCGGAGCCGCGAGCCCTCTTCGTGCTGGAGCCGACCCCCCCGcacggggcgctgcgggccgagCGGGACCCCCGCAGCGGGGCGCTGCTGGGCTTCGCCGag gcgCTGCTGGACAACCCGGGGCTGTCGGCCAAGAACTCGCTGTcgctgcggcgggcgcccggaCCCCCCGCCCAGGCGCTGCGGGGCGCCGCCACCAACTACCCCTTCTGGCCAG gtggcCTGGATGAGCCCAGCCTGGAGCAGATCCGAGCTCACGACTCCCAGGAGCAGGACGTCGACTTCGAGGCcg ACCTGCTGACGACCCCCCCCGGGCTGAAGCGAGGCGTCGACTTCCAACCCCAAG GCgcccgggccccggggccgctgTCGCTCTCCAGCCTGCTGGGCGCCCTGGACACCTTCGAGCTGGGGGACGAGGAGGCCGCGGGGGGGGCTGGGCCcacggggggggccgggcccgcgggggggcccccccggccgcagccccccggggggggccccgAGGAGCCCCCCCTGCGCCGCGCCGACAgcctggaggagctggtgctgcag GAGGTGCTggcagcccccccgccgccccccgccgcccccccggagccccccgaggAGCAGTGGGCCGAGCCGGTGGACATCAGCGCCCCCGTGGACGACTTCTACAAGAAGATCCCCGACCCCGCGTTCAcg tggcCCTTCGAGCCGGACCCCTTCCAGAAACAGGCCATCCTGTGCCTGGAGCGGGGCCAGTCCGTCTTCGTGGCCGCCCACACCTCGGCCGGCAAGACCGTGGTGGCCGAGTACGCCATCGCCCTGGCCCGGCGCCACATGACCCG gaccatCTACACGTCGCCCATCAAGGCGCTCTCCAACCAGAAGTTTCGGGACTTCAAGGCGACGTTCGGGGACGTGGGGCTGCTGACGGGCGACGTGCAGCTGCAGCCTGACGCCTCCTGCCTCATCATGACCACCGAGATCCTGCG GTCCATGCTCTACAACGGCTCCGACATCATCCGCGACCTGGAGTGGGTGATTTTCGACGAGGTTCATTACATCAACGACGCCGAG CGCGGCGTGGTGTGGGAGGAGGTGCTCATCATGCTGCCTGACCACGTCAACCTCATCCTGCTCAGCGCCACCGTCCCCAACACCCTCGAGTTCGCCCAGTGGGTCGG GCGGATCAAGCGGAAGCGGCTGCGGGTCATCAGCACCCGGCAGCGCCCGGTGCCGCTGGAGCATTTCCTCTACACCGGCAACAGCCCCCGCACCCGCGACCAGTTCTTCCTCCTGCTCGACGCCCGCGGCACCTTCTGCACCCAGGG gtactACGCGGCGGTGGAGGCCAAGAAGGAGCGGACGAGCAAGCACGCGCAGAGCTTCGGGGCCAAGCAGCCCACCTTCGGGGGCACCGGcccggggcag GACAAGGGCGTGTGGCTGGCGCTGCTGGGCGCCCTGCGGGCCCGCGAGCAGCTGCCCGTGGTGGCCTTCACCTTCTCGCGGAGCCGCTGCGACGAGCACGCGGCCGCCCTGGGCTCCCTCGACCTCACCTCCAGCGCCGAGAAGAGCGAGGTGCACGTCTTCTTCCAGAAGTGCGTCGCCCGCCTCAAGGGCTCCGACCGGCAGCTGCCCCAG gTGCTGCACCTGGCGGAGCTGCTCAAGCGGGGCATCGGGGTGCACCACAGCGGGGTGCTGCCCATCCTCAAGGAGGTGGTGGAGATGCTCTTCAGCAAGGGGCTGGTCAAG GTGCTCTTTGCCACCGAGACCTTCGCCATGGGGGTGAACATGCCGGCCCGCACCGTCGTCTTCGACTCCATCCGCAAACACGACGGCACCAACTTCCGCGACCTGCTGCCTG GTGAGTACGTGCAGATGGCTGGCCGCGCGGGGCGCCGAGGCCTCGACGCCACGGGCACCGTCATCATCCTCTGCAAGGGGCCCGTGCCTGACATGGCCGACCTGCACCGCATGATGCTG ggcCGCCCCACGCGGCTGGAGTCCCAGTTCCGCCTCACCTACACCATGATCCTCAACCTGCTGCGGGTCGAGGCGCTGCGGGTCGAGGACATGATGCGCCGCAGCTTCTCCGAGTTCCACGTGCGCCGTGACGCCCCG GCCCACGAGCGGCGGGTGGCGGAGCTGAGCCGGGCGCTGGAGGCGCTGGGCGAGGTGGAGACCTCGGGGCCGCTGGCCGACCTGCCCCAGTACTACAGGACCGTGCGGGAGCTGCGCCAGGCCCGCGCCCTGCTCCAG cggcgggcggtgGAGTCGGTGGCCGGGCTCAAGGCGCTGGCGCCGggacgggtggtggtggtgaacaCGCCGGCGCACCGCAACGCCCTGGGGCTCATCCTGCAG gTCTCCTCGGATGGGCCCAACCGGACCTTCACGGCGCTGGTGCTCTGCGAGAAGCCCCCCGAGGagggggggccgccggccccgggcagcccccccccggacgcccccTACCCTGAAGACCTGCTGCACACCAAGCTCTTCGTGCCCGAGg GTCCGTGCGGCCACgcgctggagaagctgctgccgGGCGACATCGCGGCCATCACGGCCCGGACGCTGCGGCTGAACCCCGAGCGGGTGCTGGCggacgcgcggcggcggccggccccccGCTCCAG gaaggaggaggccggggcggaggcgagcgcggcggcgcaggagctggcccggctggcggggggggcgccgggggggctgcCCTGCCTGGAGCCCGCCGGCGCCCTGCAGCTGCGCGACCCCGAGGCGGTGGAggcggcggcccgggcccgcGACCTGGCGGCCACCCTGGCCTCCTTCCAGTGCGTGCGCAGCCCCCGCTTCGCCCAGCAG TTCGCCCGGCTGGCGGCccggcaggagctgctggagcaggtggAGCAGCTCCGCTTCCTGCTCTCGGACcagtcgctgctgctgctgcccgagTACCACCAGCGCGTGGAG GTGCTGCGGGCGCTGGGCTACGTggacggggccggggcggtgcggcTGCCGGGCCGGGTGGCCTGCGAGatgagctgccaggagctgctgctgacgGAGCTGGTGCTGGGCAACGTGCTGACGGCGCTGCGGCCCGAGGAGAGcgccgccctgctctcctgcatcgcctgcccgggccgcggcgggccccccccggggccgctgccccccgccctgcAGCAG GGCATGGCGCAGGTGCGGGCGGTGGCCGAGCGCCTGGGGCGGCTGCAGCGCGACTGCGGCCTGGCGCAGAGCGTCGACGACTTCGTGGAGCAGTTCGGCTTCGGGCTGGTCGAGGTCGTCTACGAGTGGGCGCGCGGCACG